A region of Vitis riparia cultivar Riparia Gloire de Montpellier isolate 1030 chromosome 1, EGFV_Vit.rip_1.0, whole genome shotgun sequence DNA encodes the following proteins:
- the LOC117920204 gene encoding uncharacterized protein LOC117920204, translated as METTHRCKHLVTKLWIPDHDPDGYSASTSSSSVRVDLTILWQLEHEWMNIASDGAASIISRCVVHSLALRLPLFDYQVFMSDHTSHQMLSGALLSMGVDPYLHDRIIVKIVAFARSIENLVSHMDAGMVFPLQARIRLVTMHVRNERVLIDLATRESMIENEGSGKGMIPATDISIKALKTETILEGESCMICLEELGGGSEVTIMPCSHVFHGSCIIRWLKQSHVCPICRFEMPTCSQ; from the coding sequence ATGGAGACCACTCATCGTTGCAAGCACTTGGTAACAAAATTATGGATACCTGACCATGATCCTGATGGCTACTCTGCTTCCACATCGTCTTCATCTGTTCGAGTTGACTTGACAATTTTATGGCAATTGGAGCATGAATGGATGAACATAGCATCCGATGGGGCTGCATCTATTATCAGCAGATGCGTTGTTCATAGCTTGGCTTTACGACTGCCCTTATTTGATTATCAGGTCTTCATGTCCGACCACACTTCTCACCAAATGTTGTCTGGCGCATTGTTATCTATGGGAGTGGACCCATATTTACATGATCGTATAATTGTCAAAATAGTTGCGTTTGCACGAAGCATCGAAAACTTGGTATCCCACATGGATGCAGGCATGGTATTTCCACTACAGGCTAGAATAAGATTGGTAACTATGCATGTTCGCAATGAGCGGGTGTTGATTGATTTGGCTACTAGGGAATCAATGATAGAAAATGAGGGCAGTGGAAAGGGGATGATTCCGGCAACTGATATCTCAATCAAGGCACTCAAGACGGAGACAATATTAGAGGGTGAAAGTTGTATGATATGTTTGGAAGAGTTGGGCGGTGGGTCGGAAGTGACAATCATGCCATGTTCTCACGTCTTTCATGGTTCATGTATAATAAGGTGGCTGAAGCAGAGCCATGTATGCCCCATCTGTCGCTTTGAGATGCCTACTTGCAGTCAGTAA
- the LOC117920197 gene encoding E3 ubiquitin-protein ligase AMFR-like, with amino-acid sequence METTHRCKHLVTKLWIPDHDPNGYSASTSSSSVQVDLTILWQLEHEWTNIASDGAASIISRCVVHSLALRLPLFDYQVFMSDHTSHQMLSGALLSMGVDPYLHDSIIVNIVAYARSIQNLVSHMAAGMVLIDLATRESMIENEGRGKGMIPATDISIKALKTETILEGESCTICLEELSGGSKVTVMPCSHVFHGSCIIRWLKQSHVCPICRFEMPTCSQ; translated from the exons ATGGAAACCACTCATCGTTGCAAGCACTTGGTAACAAAATTATGGATACCTGACCATGATCCTAATGGCTACTCTGCTTCCACATCGTCTTCATCTGTTCAAGTTGACTTGACAATTTTATGGCAATTGGAGCATGAATGGACGAACATAGCATCCGATGGGGCTGCATCTATTATCAGCAGATGCGTTGTTCATAGCTTGGCTTTACGACTGCCCTTATTTGATTATCAGGTCTTCATGTCCGACCACACCTCTCACCAAATGTTGTCTGGCGCGTTGTTGTCTATGGGAGTGGACCCATATTTACATGATAGCATAATTGTCAACATAGTTGCGTATGCACGAAGCATCCAAAACTTGGTATCCCACATGGCTGCAGGCATG GTGTTGATTGATTTGGCTACTAGGGAATCAATGATAGAAAATGAGGGCAGAGGAAAGGGGATGATTCCGGCTACTGATATCTCAATCAAGGCACTCAAGACGGAGACAATATTAGAGGGTGAAAGCTGTACGATATGTTTGGAAGAGTTGAGCGGTGGGTCGAAAGTGACAGTCATGCCATGTTCTCATGTCTTTCATGGTTCATGTATAATAAGGTGGCTGAAGCAGAGCCATGTATGCCCCATCTGTCGCTTTGAGATGCCTACTTGCAGTCAGTAA